In Gloeocapsa sp. PCC 73106, a genomic segment contains:
- a CDS encoding chlorophyll a/b-binding protein produces MENENKNKFGFTPSAENLNGRLAMIGFISAVIVELVSGQGVLHFLGLM; encoded by the coding sequence ATGGAAAACGAAAACAAAAATAAATTCGGATTCACCCCATCTGCTGAAAACCTCAACGGACGCTTAGCGATGATTGGCTTCATTTCTGCTGTAATCGTTGAATTGGTTTCTGGTCAAGGAGTACTTCACTTTTTAGGCTTGATGTAA